Proteins co-encoded in one Hymenobacter swuensis DY53 genomic window:
- the rffA gene encoding dTDP-4-amino-4,6-dideoxygalactose transaminase, producing the protein MIPTPLPPDFIPFNQPHLAGPELEYIRQAVAAGKLSGNGWFTQRCQQFFEQQYGIPKALLTTSGTDALEMAALLLNIQPGDEVIVPSYTFTSTANAFVLRGARIVFADSLPEHPNLDVACLEALITPRTRAIVPVHYGGTACNMAGIMALAAQHGLWVVEDAAQAIEATYHNRPLGTFGHLAAFSFHETKNLSAGEGGLLAVNDPELAARAEIIWEKGTNRAAFARGEAARYEWVDVGSSFLPSELNAAYLWAQLENRQAIQQQRQRLWKTYESALTPLAAAGCFQLLPVSAEGQPNWHLFALLCRTETEREALLAYLRARHILAVFHYLPLHSSPYYTARHDGRPLPHAIRFGQTLVRLPLYHDLHPEQQQRVVAAIHAFYQSSDFLQIAS; encoded by the coding sequence ATGATTCCCACTCCCCTGCCACCCGATTTCATTCCTTTCAACCAGCCGCACCTGGCAGGACCGGAACTGGAGTATATCCGGCAAGCGGTAGCAGCGGGCAAGCTTTCCGGCAACGGCTGGTTTACCCAACGGTGCCAGCAGTTTTTCGAGCAGCAGTACGGTATCCCTAAAGCGTTGCTGACTACCAGCGGCACCGATGCTCTGGAAATGGCCGCGTTACTGCTCAATATTCAGCCCGGCGACGAGGTAATTGTTCCCAGCTACACGTTCACCTCCACGGCCAACGCCTTTGTCCTGCGCGGGGCTCGTATTGTCTTCGCCGACAGCCTGCCCGAGCATCCTAACCTGGATGTAGCTTGCCTGGAGGCCCTCATTACGCCCCGCACGCGGGCCATCGTGCCGGTGCATTACGGCGGCACGGCCTGCAACATGGCCGGGATTATGGCCTTGGCAGCGCAACACGGTCTGTGGGTGGTGGAAGATGCTGCCCAGGCTATTGAGGCTACTTACCACAACCGGCCACTGGGTACCTTCGGGCACCTAGCGGCGTTTTCCTTCCACGAAACTAAAAACCTGAGCGCCGGGGAAGGCGGTCTGTTGGCCGTCAACGACCCGGAGTTGGCCGCTCGTGCCGAAATCATCTGGGAGAAAGGGACCAACCGCGCTGCCTTCGCCCGGGGCGAGGCCGCCCGTTATGAGTGGGTGGATGTGGGTTCCTCCTTTCTGCCCTCCGAACTGAACGCAGCGTATCTGTGGGCACAGCTGGAAAACCGGCAGGCTATTCAGCAGCAGCGGCAACGGCTATGGAAAACGTATGAGTCGGCCCTGACTCCGCTGGCAGCCGCTGGCTGTTTTCAGTTACTCCCGGTTTCTGCTGAAGGCCAGCCGAACTGGCACCTGTTTGCGTTGCTCTGCCGCACGGAAACCGAACGGGAAGCGCTTCTGGCATATTTACGGGCCCGGCACATCCTAGCGGTTTTCCATTACCTGCCGCTCCACAGCAGCCCTTACTACACCGCCCGGCACGACGGACGCCCCCTCCCCCACGCCATCCGTTTCGGCCAGACGCTTGTGCGACTTCCGCTCTACCATGATCTGCACCCGGAGCAGCAACAACGAGTAGTGGCCGCTATTCACGCATTTTATCAGTCCTCCGACTTCCTTCAGATAGCTAGTTAA
- a CDS encoding glycosyltransferase family 61 protein — MTSVSSFLNKATRTVLWRTGLGRKAAASYWTNRAEGAGFRYLYRETDDVFANVPTQFADPVFTKFIAEDNKRWTMQESSVVEVDDVLLEPERLLGIRAGREVVEQTVVYKHDRQYPYILPYLLRPSKTTQLATAIWYDGSATRNYFHHLVDALISLQQLERSKLPLDTPVLITKKMYDTVYFQYLYQRSTQLRQLNWYVVGDQEWVQVKKLYKLQTAPYSPAAWRTMRELYAMPDVKPWRKVFLNRDRNRYGRYLDNEREVVDMLKRHGFEEMFAENLTIEQQAQLFQETEYLVALHGAGMIQQFFMNYAHSHVIEIMPGNYLQPLYYWQAYTMGLKYYDVIVGGTMRDGKEYPVDVAAVEAAVERMLNNQHPGRVYGLTELPAAPAVS, encoded by the coding sequence ATGACCTCCGTTTCCAGCTTCCTCAACAAAGCCACCCGTACCGTACTCTGGCGTACCGGCCTGGGCCGCAAGGCGGCAGCCAGTTACTGGACCAACCGGGCCGAAGGCGCGGGCTTCCGCTACCTGTACCGCGAAACCGACGACGTATTTGCCAACGTGCCCACCCAGTTCGCCGATCCGGTGTTCACCAAGTTCATTGCCGAGGACAACAAGCGCTGGACTATGCAGGAAAGTTCTGTGGTGGAAGTGGACGATGTGCTGCTAGAGCCGGAACGGCTGCTGGGCATTCGGGCGGGGCGGGAAGTGGTGGAGCAAACCGTGGTGTACAAGCACGACCGGCAGTACCCGTACATTCTGCCCTACCTGCTGCGGCCGAGCAAAACCACGCAGCTGGCCACGGCCATCTGGTATGATGGCTCGGCAACGCGCAACTACTTCCACCATCTGGTAGATGCCCTCATCAGCCTGCAACAGCTGGAACGCAGCAAGCTGCCGCTGGATACACCCGTGCTCATCACCAAGAAGATGTACGACACAGTGTATTTTCAGTATCTGTACCAACGGAGCACCCAGTTGCGGCAGCTGAACTGGTACGTGGTGGGAGACCAGGAGTGGGTGCAGGTGAAAAAGCTCTACAAGCTGCAAACCGCGCCTTACAGTCCGGCCGCCTGGCGCACTATGCGCGAGCTGTACGCCATGCCCGACGTAAAGCCCTGGCGCAAGGTATTCCTGAACCGGGACCGGAACCGCTACGGCCGCTACCTCGACAACGAGCGGGAAGTGGTGGACATGCTCAAGCGCCACGGTTTCGAGGAAATGTTTGCCGAAAACCTCACTATCGAGCAGCAGGCCCAATTATTTCAGGAGACTGAGTACTTAGTAGCGCTGCACGGGGCCGGCATGATCCAGCAGTTCTTCATGAACTACGCCCACAGCCACGTCATCGAAATAATGCCCGGCAACTACCTGCAGCCGCTGTATTACTGGCAGGCCTACACGATGGGCCTGAAGTACTACGATGTGATTGTGGGCGGTACCATGCGCGACGGTAAAGAATACCCGGTGGATGTAGCAGCCGTGGAAGCGGCCGTGGAGCGGATGTTGAATAACCAGCACCCCGGGCGCGTGTATGGCCTCACGGAACTCCCGGCGGCCCCAGCTGTTTCCTAA
- a CDS encoding glycosyltransferase — MNYPVVSIGIGSYNNARYLVTLLDSVQAQTYPAIELIVVDDCSTDDSAEVIENWIKQTGYPVIFVQHEKNQGVVRTFSDCTQLANGQYVSLVGSDDVLDPDLIAQTVAEFDRRGPKCGAVYADCRLIDATGQEIAPSFLRYFNPTYADSPPEGNLIVPLLRGLYLPTLTTTVRREALEAVGPHDETLFSEDLDMWLRISRSFDFAYLPAVLGAYRVHDRSAIHTNKLALNETYFRIYRKGYFEGPEEWAAARHSLADHAEHYYASQGPEAPARLWFAFQETRLPKTALFWLMARLGVKYTALRRATGR; from the coding sequence ATGAATTATCCCGTTGTCAGTATTGGTATTGGCTCTTATAACAACGCACGCTATTTAGTAACGTTACTGGATAGCGTACAGGCGCAAACCTATCCGGCAATTGAGCTGATTGTGGTGGATGATTGCTCTACTGATGATTCTGCTGAAGTAATAGAAAACTGGATCAAGCAAACCGGCTATCCGGTCATCTTCGTTCAGCACGAAAAAAACCAGGGCGTAGTCCGCACATTCAGCGACTGCACCCAATTAGCAAACGGGCAATACGTTTCGCTGGTGGGTTCCGATGATGTGCTTGATCCGGACCTTATTGCGCAGACGGTTGCGGAATTTGACCGCCGGGGCCCAAAATGCGGCGCTGTATACGCTGATTGCCGCTTGATTGATGCTACCGGTCAGGAAATAGCACCTAGCTTCCTGCGCTACTTTAATCCGACTTATGCTGATTCGCCACCCGAAGGCAATCTGATCGTGCCATTGCTACGGGGGCTGTATCTGCCTACGCTTACCACCACTGTGCGGCGGGAGGCATTAGAAGCGGTGGGGCCGCATGATGAGACGCTGTTTTCAGAGGACTTGGATATGTGGTTGCGCATTTCCCGCTCCTTTGATTTTGCTTACCTGCCGGCGGTACTGGGAGCGTATCGGGTACATGACCGTTCGGCTATTCATACTAACAAACTAGCCCTCAACGAAACTTATTTCCGGATCTACCGGAAAGGCTATTTTGAAGGTCCGGAAGAGTGGGCCGCTGCCCGGCACAGCTTGGCGGATCATGCCGAGCATTACTACGCCAGCCAGGGGCCGGAAGCCCCAGCCCGCCTGTGGTTTGCCTTCCAAGAAACCCGCCTGCCCAAAACGGCACTATTCTGGCTGATGGCGCGGCTTGGCGTAAAATACACGGCCCTGCGCCGCGCAACGGGCCGTTGA
- a CDS encoding glycosyltransferase family 4 protein: protein MKILIVLEDLRTGGAQTFALRLAQALHVAGHQVHLYDQYAHLVNQNLVRQLAPDVPVVSYGAASPGLDAVLRKAAGLGRRLGRPDWLREEQVIRHLRQTIQRLQPDVVNSHTIKADYVAAKAVQGLAVPLVITMHGCYELFLHKTDAPEVTPKGNFALQQAAAVVYLTAKNLEIFEQQGVRPLNKLLNRKIYNGFDGQFSAEKPQHTRAALGIPAEAKVFGMVARGIPEKGWAHAVNSFLALEAAHPELHLVLVGESDYLTQLRAEHPHERIHFTGFSRNPIDWVDLFDVGLLPSYFHAESLPNSIAEYLSCGKPVIASRIGEVPAMLESEAGLAGVVLDQANWQLTDPNQLTEAMRAYLTQPALLVEHQHRAPLAFEKFRMKHCLAAYEDLFQQARAAQPQSA, encoded by the coding sequence ATGAAAATCCTCATCGTTCTGGAAGATCTGCGCACCGGTGGCGCCCAGACTTTTGCCTTACGCCTGGCCCAGGCCCTGCACGTGGCCGGCCACCAGGTGCATTTGTATGACCAGTACGCGCACTTGGTTAACCAGAACCTGGTGCGGCAACTGGCCCCGGATGTGCCGGTGGTTTCCTACGGAGCCGCGTCGCCGGGACTGGATGCGGTGTTGCGCAAAGCCGCCGGGCTGGGCCGCCGCCTCGGTCGCCCCGACTGGCTGCGGGAGGAGCAGGTTATCCGCCACCTGCGCCAGACGATTCAGCGCCTGCAACCCGACGTGGTTAACAGCCACACCATTAAGGCCGATTACGTGGCCGCCAAGGCGGTGCAGGGGCTGGCGGTTCCGCTGGTCATCACCATGCATGGCTGCTACGAGCTGTTTCTGCACAAAACCGACGCGCCGGAAGTCACGCCCAAGGGCAACTTCGCGTTGCAGCAGGCGGCAGCGGTGGTGTATCTCACAGCCAAAAACCTGGAAATATTCGAACAGCAGGGCGTCCGGCCGTTGAATAAGCTGCTGAACCGCAAAATCTACAACGGCTTCGACGGCCAGTTCTCGGCCGAAAAGCCTCAGCACACCCGCGCCGCGCTGGGTATTCCGGCCGAAGCCAAAGTGTTCGGGATGGTAGCGCGGGGCATTCCGGAGAAAGGCTGGGCCCATGCCGTCAACTCATTTCTGGCCCTGGAGGCTGCCCACCCCGAGCTGCATCTGGTGCTGGTAGGGGAGAGTGACTACCTCACCCAACTGCGCGCCGAGCACCCGCACGAGCGGATTCACTTCACGGGCTTCTCGCGCAACCCCATTGATTGGGTTGATTTGTTCGATGTGGGGCTGCTGCCTAGCTACTTCCACGCCGAAAGCCTGCCCAACTCCATTGCCGAATACCTCTCGTGCGGCAAGCCCGTTATTGCCAGTCGCATTGGTGAGGTGCCGGCCATGCTGGAATCCGAGGCTGGTCTGGCTGGGGTAGTGCTGGACCAGGCCAACTGGCAGCTCACCGACCCCAACCAACTCACGGAAGCCATGCGCGCCTACCTGACGCAGCCGGCGCTGCTGGTTGAGCATCAGCACCGCGCGCCCCTGGCTTTCGAGAAATTCCGCATGAAGCACTGTCTGGCCGCTTACGAAGACCTTTTCCAGCAGGCCCGCGCCGCCCAACCCCAATCCGCATGA
- a CDS encoding sugar 3,4-ketoisomerase, with protein MVPTPQLFPLKKLGDDSIGFLSIAENKALPFPVKRVYWTYLTPTTIVRGHHAHYELDQLIFAVSGSIRFELEWPGGHKASVELTDPSQGLLVPRLCWHTMTFTEGAVLLSLASEEYQEADYIRDYEVFRALPPITQ; from the coding sequence ATGGTGCCTACTCCCCAATTATTTCCGCTTAAAAAGCTAGGCGATGATTCCATCGGCTTTCTCAGCATAGCAGAAAATAAGGCTTTACCCTTCCCTGTTAAGCGTGTCTACTGGACTTACCTGACGCCTACTACTATTGTCCGGGGCCATCACGCGCACTATGAGCTGGACCAGTTGATTTTTGCGGTGAGTGGTTCTATCCGCTTTGAGTTGGAGTGGCCCGGTGGCCATAAGGCTTCCGTAGAGTTGACGGACCCGAGCCAAGGGTTACTGGTACCTCGGTTGTGCTGGCACACGATGACCTTTACCGAAGGCGCAGTGCTGCTTAGCCTCGCCTCAGAAGAATACCAGGAAGCCGATTACATCCGTGACTACGAGGTGTTCCGCGCATTGCCCCCTATCACTCAGTAA
- a CDS encoding lipopolysaccharide biosynthesis protein — MAEISRTKSAFWGTVSTQAFTIISMVVSIVSTPLMVKYLDKDAYGLSIIFFQIVNYLALFDFGLSSAVIRNLALHRGDDEHNRLMVNRIMSTGVLVAAGFGLLVAVLGISLAPLLPKAYDLRPELAAPAVPIVITLSLLVGGQFIQRGLGGIFFAHHRQALIATPIFAVNLLTTGLTLLLLWRGVGLWTFVYANLFQLFGNGVVQIWLLKRYYPNVRISPKFYDKALTHSMLGYGFFMFLHGLATQVILYTDRLVIGKVLSLTLVAVFSLTVRIPEVGMNLLGRVTENALPAVAEIVVHEGSARARVYFHRMMLLIVVMSLAAFWLMLALDEWFIRLWVGPDFFAGQQVLVLALIIMVQQTITRTGVFFLNAKGIARPLSFAAMIEAALNLVLSIGLGYKMGMSGILLGTILAALFTSVWYVPYLLRKHLEISMMDSLVRPILGPTVGVSAAGIAIYFLIRALDAVPFFNNWLWFLPIGAVVSLLMGIFVWLVYLRKPMGEYVPLRFRRYLLVQS; from the coding sequence ATGGCTGAAATTTCCCGTACCAAATCTGCCTTCTGGGGTACTGTCTCGACGCAGGCCTTCACCATCATTTCGATGGTGGTGTCTATCGTCAGCACACCTCTGATGGTAAAATACCTGGATAAGGATGCCTATGGGTTGTCTATTATCTTTTTTCAGATTGTTAACTATCTGGCCTTGTTTGACTTTGGTCTTTCCTCGGCCGTCATCCGCAACCTGGCTCTGCACCGGGGCGACGATGAGCACAACCGCCTGATGGTGAACCGCATTATGTCGACGGGGGTGCTAGTGGCGGCGGGATTCGGACTGCTGGTGGCCGTTCTGGGGATTAGTCTGGCGCCGTTGCTGCCCAAAGCTTACGACCTGCGGCCCGAACTGGCTGCCCCGGCCGTGCCCATCGTCATTACCCTGAGTTTGCTCGTGGGCGGACAGTTCATCCAGCGTGGTCTGGGCGGTATATTCTTTGCCCATCATCGGCAGGCGCTCATTGCCACGCCCATCTTTGCCGTCAACCTGCTCACCACTGGCCTGACACTGCTGCTACTGTGGCGCGGTGTGGGCCTGTGGACCTTCGTGTATGCCAACCTGTTTCAGCTGTTCGGTAACGGCGTAGTACAGATCTGGCTGCTGAAGCGGTACTATCCCAACGTGCGCATCAGCCCCAAGTTCTACGACAAGGCCCTGACACACTCCATGCTGGGCTACGGCTTCTTTATGTTTCTGCACGGACTGGCAACGCAGGTTATTCTGTACACCGACCGGCTGGTAATTGGTAAGGTGCTTTCCTTGACACTAGTGGCCGTGTTTTCGCTTACGGTACGGATTCCGGAAGTAGGGATGAACCTGCTGGGTCGCGTGACCGAAAATGCGCTGCCTGCCGTAGCCGAAATTGTGGTGCACGAAGGTTCCGCCCGGGCCCGCGTGTATTTCCACCGCATGATGCTGCTGATTGTGGTGATGAGTCTGGCGGCGTTCTGGCTAATGCTGGCCCTGGATGAGTGGTTTATCCGGTTATGGGTAGGGCCTGATTTTTTTGCCGGGCAGCAGGTGCTGGTGCTGGCGCTGATTATCATGGTGCAGCAGACTATCACCCGTACCGGGGTGTTTTTTCTGAACGCCAAAGGCATTGCCCGCCCTTTGAGCTTCGCCGCCATGATAGAAGCCGCCCTCAACCTGGTCTTGTCCATTGGGCTGGGTTACAAGATGGGCATGAGTGGCATTTTGCTCGGTACCATTCTGGCTGCTTTGTTTACCTCGGTGTGGTACGTGCCGTATCTGCTGCGCAAACACCTCGAAATTTCGATGATGGATTCCTTGGTACGCCCTATTCTGGGGCCTACGGTGGGTGTCAGCGCGGCAGGCATAGCCATTTACTTTCTGATCAGGGCGCTGGATGCGGTACCGTTCTTCAATAACTGGCTGTGGTTCCTGCCTATCGGGGCAGTCGTGTCGTTGCTAATGGGCATATTCGTGTGGCTGGTGTACCTGCGCAAGCCGATGGGCGAATACGTGCCGTTGCGTTTCCGCCGCTACCTGCTCGTTCAATCTTAA
- a CDS encoding acyltransferase, with translation MADKTPYYIHPSSIVDTKDIGSGTTIWAFVHVLDGVRIGADCNICDHCFIENGVVIGSNVTLKCGVYLWTGITTEDNVFIGPNVVFTNDVRPRSKNKDFVLAKTVLKYGCSLGANSTILAGVTVGRYALTGIASAVTRDVKDYALVYGNPARQHGWIDEQGQKLVAAEESGYWVSPATGRRYREAAHGLVPESL, from the coding sequence ATGGCCGATAAAACGCCTTATTACATTCATCCCAGCTCTATAGTCGATACCAAAGACATTGGCTCCGGAACTACTATCTGGGCGTTTGTGCACGTACTAGATGGAGTTCGGATTGGCGCAGACTGCAATATCTGCGACCATTGCTTCATTGAAAACGGGGTGGTAATCGGCTCCAACGTGACGCTTAAATGCGGCGTCTACCTCTGGACTGGTATTACAACCGAAGACAATGTATTCATTGGTCCTAACGTGGTGTTCACCAATGATGTACGGCCGCGTAGTAAAAACAAGGACTTTGTCTTGGCTAAAACCGTTCTCAAATATGGCTGCTCTTTGGGTGCCAATTCCACTATTCTGGCGGGCGTCACGGTGGGGCGCTACGCGCTTACCGGCATTGCCTCGGCGGTTACGCGGGACGTGAAAGATTATGCTTTGGTGTACGGTAACCCCGCCCGGCAACATGGCTGGATCGATGAGCAGGGGCAGAAACTAGTGGCGGCCGAGGAGTCCGGCTATTGGGTGTCGCCGGCTACGGGCCGGCGCTATCGTGAAGCTGCGCATGGCCTAGTTCCAGAAAGTCTGTAA
- a CDS encoding glycosyltransferase family 2 protein — translation MPAHVPLLSVVIPVYRAGAVLAVLLQRLQQALQPLTEAYEIVLVDDASPDPADWPLVQAYAAQDTRVRGLRLSRNFGQHHALTAGLETSRGEWIVVMDCDLQDQPEEIPRLLAMAREGYEAVLARRGHRTDTAPVRGGSRLFYQVLAYLTGEPQDPEIGNFGIYHRRLIDTVLRLRESTRYFPTMVRWAGFRQTTLAVTHGAGSRPSSYSLARRLQLALDILLTYSDKPLRLAVYFGLLLSGGAFLLGLIMMGRYLLGQITVPGYASLIVSISLFSGIIISVLGIVGLYVGKTFEGVRNRPLYVVAETTTPA, via the coding sequence ATGCCTGCTCACGTCCCGCTGCTTTCCGTTGTGATACCTGTGTATCGGGCCGGTGCGGTGCTGGCGGTACTGCTACAACGCCTGCAGCAAGCCCTGCAGCCGCTGACAGAAGCGTATGAAATTGTGCTGGTAGACGATGCCAGTCCTGACCCCGCCGACTGGCCGCTCGTGCAGGCGTACGCCGCCCAGGACACCCGCGTACGGGGGCTGCGTCTGTCGCGGAATTTTGGCCAGCATCATGCCCTGACGGCCGGTCTGGAAACCAGCCGGGGCGAGTGGATAGTGGTGATGGACTGTGACCTGCAGGACCAGCCTGAGGAAATTCCGCGCCTGCTGGCTATGGCCCGGGAAGGTTATGAAGCCGTGCTGGCTCGTCGCGGCCACCGCACCGACACAGCCCCTGTACGGGGCGGTTCGCGGTTATTTTACCAGGTACTGGCCTACCTAACCGGCGAACCACAGGACCCCGAAATCGGCAACTTTGGCATCTACCACCGGCGGCTGATTGATACGGTATTGCGCCTGCGCGAAAGCACGCGCTACTTCCCTACCATGGTGCGCTGGGCCGGGTTCCGGCAAACTACGCTGGCGGTTACCCACGGAGCGGGCAGCCGGCCTTCCTCCTATTCTTTGGCGCGCCGCCTGCAGCTGGCCCTCGATATTCTACTGACGTACTCCGATAAACCCCTGCGGCTGGCGGTGTATTTTGGGTTGTTACTTTCGGGTGGTGCCTTTCTGCTGGGCCTTATAATGATGGGCCGCTACCTGCTGGGCCAGATTACGGTGCCCGGCTACGCCAGCCTCATCGTGTCCATCAGCCTGTTTTCGGGCATTATTATCTCGGTGCTGGGCATCGTAGGGCTGTACGTGGGCAAAACGTTTGAAGGCGTGCGTAACCGACCGCTGTATGTCGTAGCCGAAACCACCACGCCTGCATGA
- a CDS encoding glycosyltransferase translates to MSTPASPKPARNLLLLISNLGLGGAQRVFHDHSVELAKHYHVTEAVFNIEGGNMYPSGNEMLSLEVDGGGSPADKIRNFGRRIGRLRALKRRLRADVCVSHLEGADYVNLLSKGSEKVVLCIHGSKLHDGNITGLVGWLRKKVLMPGLYNRADKIVTVSRDINPELIEGFGVKPEKLVTINNFFEVAQIEAKSREPLTVQEQAVYDAAPVLVTSGRLTIQKNQAPLLDSFAALIKRRPAKLVFVGDGELREDLTRHARQLGLRVYEAWNKDALTPDYDVYFLGLQQNPFKYIRPASLFVFPSAWEGFPMALGEAMICGVPAVTTDCPTGPREILAPSTGTPRTGIRAAEKAEFGMLMPMLNQPATLAADQRVWTEMLYQLLGDEAERERLGRLASLRMQDFTREKIFRQWVAVLEDVLAN, encoded by the coding sequence ATGAGTACACCTGCCTCCCCAAAGCCGGCCCGCAACCTGCTCCTTCTGATTTCGAACCTGGGCCTGGGCGGGGCGCAGCGCGTTTTCCACGACCACAGCGTGGAACTGGCCAAGCACTACCACGTCACGGAGGCCGTATTCAACATAGAAGGCGGCAATATGTACCCCAGCGGCAATGAAATGCTGAGTCTGGAGGTGGATGGCGGCGGCAGTCCGGCTGATAAAATCCGCAACTTCGGCCGCCGCATCGGGCGGCTGCGGGCCCTCAAGCGCCGCCTGCGCGCCGATGTGTGCGTGAGTCACCTGGAAGGCGCCGACTACGTGAATCTGCTCAGCAAAGGCTCCGAGAAAGTGGTGCTCTGCATTCACGGCTCCAAGCTGCACGACGGCAACATAACCGGCCTGGTGGGCTGGCTGCGCAAGAAAGTGCTCATGCCCGGCCTTTACAACCGCGCCGATAAAATCGTGACGGTGAGCCGCGACATCAACCCGGAGTTGATTGAGGGTTTCGGGGTGAAACCCGAAAAGCTGGTCACCATCAATAACTTCTTCGAGGTAGCCCAGATTGAGGCGAAGTCACGGGAGCCGCTGACGGTCCAGGAGCAGGCCGTGTACGATGCCGCGCCGGTCCTCGTCACCTCCGGCCGCCTCACCATCCAGAAAAACCAGGCCCCGCTGCTCGATTCGTTTGCCGCCCTCATCAAGCGGCGGCCGGCCAAGCTGGTGTTCGTAGGCGACGGGGAGTTGCGCGAAGACCTTACCCGCCATGCCCGCCAACTGGGTCTGCGCGTGTACGAAGCCTGGAACAAGGACGCCCTCACGCCCGACTACGACGTGTATTTTCTGGGCCTCCAGCAGAACCCGTTCAAGTACATCCGGCCGGCTTCTCTGTTCGTGTTTCCCTCGGCCTGGGAAGGCTTCCCGATGGCGCTCGGCGAAGCTATGATTTGCGGTGTCCCAGCCGTAACTACCGACTGCCCCACCGGGCCCCGCGAAATTCTGGCTCCCAGCACCGGCACGCCCCGCACCGGCATCCGGGCCGCCGAAAAGGCCGAGTTCGGAATGCTGATGCCTATGCTCAACCAGCCCGCCACGCTGGCCGCCGACCAGCGCGTGTGGACCGAAATGCTCTACCAGCTGCTCGGCGACGAAGCTGAGCGGGAACGGCTGGGCCGCTTGGCCAGCCTGCGCATGCAGGATTTCACCCGGGAAAAGATTTTCCGCCAGTGGGTGGCCGTACTCGAAGACGTACTCGCGAACTAA
- a CDS encoding glycosyltransferase family 4 protein has protein sequence MPQLTTKPIILIADNSTAVTGALMAIRNATDRLRDQYEFVYVLPTGSRGRPVLEAAGYRVQELPFVEISKRVRNLLLYVPMLLLNGWRLAALVRRERAAAIHMNDFYNLTGVVARLLTGRPLITHVRFLPHTQMQPLARTWRWVAEHLAQRVVCVSQAVYSYFQPLPHISVIFDPVPEGEKYPPTDLTPRPDGSVRVLFLGNYIPGKGQNFAVEAFKTAYAQQPNLRLHFAGGDMGLEKNRAYRQQLETAVAAAGLQEVVTFGSFVQDVEAAIKQADIVLNFSESESFSLTCLDALYFGTPLIATDCGGPAELFESGRSGLLVPNRDVPAMTQALLQLAADAGLRQRFAAAGREFVRHKFRPESSYKQLGRLYAEVLN, from the coding sequence ATGCCTCAGCTGACTACCAAGCCCATTATTCTCATTGCCGATAACTCCACGGCCGTAACCGGGGCCCTCATGGCCATCCGCAACGCTACCGACCGGCTGCGCGACCAGTACGAGTTTGTGTACGTGCTGCCCACCGGGAGCCGGGGCCGCCCCGTGCTGGAGGCAGCGGGCTACCGGGTGCAGGAGTTGCCGTTCGTGGAAATCAGCAAGCGGGTGCGTAACCTGCTGCTGTACGTGCCCATGCTGCTGTTGAACGGCTGGCGGCTGGCCGCGCTAGTCCGCCGGGAGCGGGCGGCGGCCATCCACATGAACGACTTCTACAACCTGACCGGCGTAGTAGCCCGGCTGCTCACCGGCCGGCCGCTAATTACGCACGTGCGGTTTTTGCCCCACACCCAGATGCAGCCGTTGGCCCGCACCTGGCGCTGGGTAGCCGAGCATCTGGCCCAGCGGGTGGTGTGCGTGTCGCAGGCGGTGTATTCGTATTTTCAGCCGCTGCCGCACATCAGCGTTATTTTCGATCCGGTACCGGAGGGCGAAAAATATCCGCCCACCGACCTCACGCCCCGGCCCGATGGGAGCGTGCGGGTGCTGTTTCTGGGCAACTACATTCCCGGCAAAGGCCAGAATTTTGCCGTGGAGGCCTTCAAAACTGCATATGCCCAGCAGCCCAACCTGCGGCTGCACTTTGCCGGCGGCGACATGGGCCTGGAGAAAAACCGCGCGTATCGGCAGCAGCTGGAAACGGCCGTAGCCGCCGCTGGCCTGCAGGAAGTCGTGACGTTCGGCAGTTTCGTGCAGGATGTGGAAGCGGCCATCAAGCAGGCCGATATCGTGCTGAACTTCTCCGAGTCGGAGTCCTTTTCGCTCACCTGCCTTGATGCCCTGTATTTCGGTACGCCCCTGATTGCCACCGACTGCGGGGGACCCGCCGAACTGTTCGAGTCGGGCCGCTCCGGCCTGCTGGTACCCAACCGCGACGTGCCCGCTATGACGCAGGCCCTATTGCAACTGGCCGCCGATGCCGGGCTGCGCCAGCGGTTCGCCGCCGCCGGCCGGGAGTTCGTGCGCCACAAGTTCCGGCCGGAATCCAGCTATAAGCAACTCGGCCGGCTGTATGCCGAGGTGCTTAACTAG